The Podospora pseudocomata strain CBS 415.72m chromosome 1 map unlocalized CBS415.72m_1, whole genome shotgun sequence genome has a segment encoding these proteins:
- a CDS encoding uncharacterized protein (EggNog:ENOG503P3MZ), with protein MPSIFGRSGSSTPAGARAKTGKSIRGAIISAPIPIPSTVDDDEFPMRKPGSAKASTVTDEEFPIRRPGTGIATPLPLADEHSPSLDGKHERDHEKGSGDERDLPDEVVPVSSMLGGAVDKETGEIIPEAPSDPPPGPPSRLSTPAGAPPAPRTASTTPPNRTSPRGPSPQGISPSRVSPPRASPPARRATQPAISTQLRYSTISDAPSKNTTQSTVPQRKKSTLRSALGKLFGRGKKKQNVQDTSPTPIPEVEPVSSIQHRSDPTALGRPNHPPAKRSASLPISEFDRPLRSHSIGPDDIMAIESARNSMQLAGEGGSSVANPNNRRRAATTTSRMMFQQRLRNPEWGAGLSPRPASAQGRGGSSKEENHAVTHDPDEIGRAITSDNGHGLRRRSRSLSGLQDFANARPVTARRRSDEMRFWRQSYDPTGLMSPLSSNAPDIDDTGVVDVSAPDSPAVEVPPKTPPQPFNFGLLSKDMLGMKITHAANLDTRVGNLESRTRKLERVVTQLCHAVPGFRGPLGDTTPTPATSQNEPFPVQKKVSVQQPQFGFSTSTPPPTIPAIYNPIPPTPVQPSSSSRKSLETEDRDTHSLLSFGEAPTFIGSLHPPSSSATQAAPPPPPPPLPPTPIPSRPTEETVTQLKAELASERAARQDLESQVRKLSERLNTLSSTVFAMVRSPSESRSQERLIAPAASSSSLSTGSPLLLPNSLKGTTTTRAKSHVPAVTQQGQEQLSVFDDDDDEEEEEEEEEEKDFQTPMEVVKYGAFGEELKDHGVVGEEGGDEDGGGGGGGGGEENKRRKAARTLSLSQLTLGRGGGRGQV; from the exons ATGCCGAGCATATTCGGAAGGTCTGGCTCCAGCACTCCGGCCGGGGCCCGTGCCAAGACCGGGAAGTCGATCCGGGGTGCCATCATCTCGGCCCCGATCCCGATACCCAGCActgtcgatgatgacgagTTCCCCATGCGCAAACCCGGATCTGCAAAGGCATCGACAGTCACCGACGAAGAGTTTCCGATTAGAAGACCGGGAACAGGAATTGCCACGCCTTTACCCCTGGCTGATGAGCATTCGCCATCACTGGACGGGAAGCACGAGCGCGACCATGAAAAGGGAAGCGGAGACGAGAGGGATCTTCCAGACGAGGTGGTTCCCGTATCCTCCATGTTGGGCGGCGCTGTCGACAAGGAGACTGGCGAGATCATTCCCGAAGCGCCGTCAGATCCACCACCTGGGCCTCCGTCTCGCTTGAGTACTCCGGCCGGGGCGCCGCCGGCACCACGAACTGCGTCCACAACGCCACCAAATCGCACCTCACCGCGAGGACCTTCGCCGCAAGGGATTTCGCCATCTAGAGTGTCACCGCCGagggcatcaccaccagcaagaagagcaacACAGCCAGCAATCAGCACGCAGCTCAGGTACTCGACCATCAGTGATGCGCCTAGCAAAAACACCACTCAAAGCACTGTGCCGCAGCGGAAGAAATCTACGCTGCGGTCGGCTTTGGGAAAGCTATTCGGCCgtggcaagaagaagcaaaatgTTCAGGACACCAGCCCTACGCCGATCCCGGAAGTTGAGCCTGTCAGCTCGATACAGCATAGAAGT GATCCAACTGCACTCGGCAGGCCAAATCACCCACCAGCAAAGCGCTCAGCTTCACTTCCCATCAGCGAGTTCGACCGGCCCCTGAGGTCTCATTCTATCGGCCCTGACGACATCATGGCCATTGAGAGCGCACGAAACTCGATGCAGTTggcaggagagggtggttCATCTGTTGCAAACCCGAATAATCGTCGCAGAGCTGCAACGACGACCAGTCGGATGATGTTCCAGCAGCGTTTGCGCAACCCAGAATGGGGAGCCGGTCTATCACCACGACCTGCGAGTGCTCAAGGACGGGGTGGAAGTAGCAAGGAGGAAAACCACGCCGTTACGCACGATCCGGATGAAATTGGGCGTGCCATCACCAGTGATAACGGCCACGGTCTGCGGCGGCGGTCTAGGAGCTTGTCTGGTCTTCAGGACTTTGCCAATGCCCGACCTGTGACGGCCCGGAGACGAAGTGATGAGATGCGTTTCTGGCGGCAGTCATACGACCCAACCGGTCTCATGTCACCATTATCATCCAATGCCCCTGACATTGACGACACAGGCGTGGTGGATGTCAGCGCTCCAGACAGCCCAGCAGTCGAAGTGCCACCAAAAACACCGCCGCAGCCCTTCAATTTTGGTCTGCTGTCCAAAGACATGCTCGGCATGAAGATAACCCATGCTGCCAACTTGGACACCCGAGTCGGAAACCTCGAGTCACGAACTCGCAAGCTGGAGAGGGTAGTCACCCAGCTCTGTCACGCCGTCCCCGGATTCAGAGGTCCCCTAGGCGAtaccactcccactcctgcAACGTCACAAAACGAACCCTTCCCAGTCCAAAAGAAGGTCTCGGTCCAGCAACCCCAATTCGGCTTTTCCACCTCGACGCCTCCACCAACGATACCAGCCATCTACAATCCCATTCCCCCAACGCCCGTccaaccaagcagcagctcccGCAAGTCACTAGAAACCGAAGACAGGGACACTCACTCCCTTTTATCCTTTGGCGAAGCACCCACCTTTATCGGCTCCCTCCACCCGCCGTCCTCGTCGGCAACCCAAGccgccccaccaccaccaccaccaccactaccaccaacccccatcccttcccGACCAACAGAAGAAACCGTTACGCAACTCAAAGCCGAACTAGCATCTGAGCGCGCCGCCCGCCAAGACCTCGAGTCTCAAGTGAGGAAACTTTCCGAACGGCTGAATACCCTGTCTTCGACTGTCTTCGCCATGGTGCGCAGCCCGTCCGAGTCACGGTCTCAGGAGCGGCTGATTGCGCCGGCTGCGTCGAGTAGTAGTTTGAGTACTGGGTCTccgttgctgttgccgaATAGTCTGAaggggacgacgacgacaagggCAAAGTCGCACGTTCCTGCTGTTACGCAGCAGGGGCAGGAGCAGTTGAGtgtttttgatgatgatgatgatgaggaggaggaggaggaggaggaggaggaaaaggactTTCAGACTCCGATGGAGGTGGTCAAGTACGGggcttttggggaggagttgaaggatcatggggttgttggggaagaagggggggatgaagatgggggtgggggtgggggcgggggaggggaggagaataagaggaggaaggcggcgaggacgtTGAGTTTGAGTCAGTTGactttggggaggggaggggggagggggcaggtTTGA